The following proteins come from a genomic window of Dysidea avara chromosome 12, odDysAvar1.4, whole genome shotgun sequence:
- the LOC136240717 gene encoding uncharacterized protein — MDEDSLSTSAIADEVLSSELSLLLPEEMDIPVPLTTGRGTHVQAHPEMKSVETQASIKIKTKNKGTLAHPKQKSVEIQCNLIDVPPLQFIPHEPSPVQHTGIEPDLQSTTMCPDDSFTDVDLDTSFCLSQEDYTTEDDTEMSPQNEIKYLVFHSHLLSLFTQCRSCHLSCIGRISDKQGTYIAVTQECSHCGYQWTWRSQPFIRDTPAGNLLLSASILFSGATPAKVLHLLDHLKMACIKDRTFFDHQKFYLLPSIKATWKESQTVLLQQCIARGSPLSIGGDGRCDSPGHSAKFGSYGIVDMDTKKIIHLELVQCNQVTSSNNMEKEGLLKALNFLASKSLEVGTLVMDRHKQVSKFVRQQHPHIDHRYDVWHVSKGIKKKLGKLSKQADCDLVREWTKSITNHLYWCAANGIDGDDILKRWKSLMDHICDEHDECYHTTLSPEDRRKKWFAPGSKAHEKLYDILCSKMLLPDIKKLSSQHQTSSLEAYHSVVNHFAPMDCTLGCY, encoded by the exons ATGGATGAAGATTCCCTCTCCACTAGTGCCATCGCAGATGAAGTTCTTTCATCAGAACTATCACTCCTTTTACCTGAAGAAATGGATATACCTGTCCCCTTAACTACAGGCAGGGGAACACATGTTCAAGCACATCCCGAGATGAAGTCTGTTGAAACACAAGCGTctataaaaataaaaacaaagAATAAAG GAACATTAGCCCACCCAAAACAGAAATCAGTAGAAATACAATGTAACCTGATTGATGTTCCGCCTTTACAATTTATTCCGCATGAGCCATCACCAGTACAACACACAGGAATCGAACCAGATCTCCAGTCCACTACAATGTGTCCAGATGATTCTTTTACTGATGTTGACCTGGACACTTCATTCTGCCTTAGCCAAGAGGATTACACCACAGA AGATGACACTGAAATGTCTCCACAGAATGAAATCAAATACTTAGTATTTCATTCTCACCTGTTAAGCCTATTCACCCAATGTAGATCATGCCATTTATCATGCATTGGTAGGATTTCAGACAAGCAGGGAACTTATATTGCTGTTACTCAGGAGTGTTCCCACTGTGGCTACCAGTGGACTTGGAGAAGCCAGCCATTTATCCGTGACACACCTGCTGGAAATTTGTTGTTGTCAGCATCCATCTTATTTAGTGGTGCCACTCCTGCCAAAGTGCTTCATCTTCTTGATCACCTAAAAATGGCATGCATTAAAGACAGAACTTTTTTTGATCATCAAAAATTTTACCTTCTGCCTTCAATAAAAGCAACATGGAAGGAGAGTCAGACTgtactgctacaacagtgtATAGCACGAGGTAGCCCTCTTTCCATAGGTGGAGATGGAAGATGTGATAGTCCTGGTCACAGTGCGAAGTTTGGTTCATATGGAATAGTTGATATGGACACCAAAAAAATTATCCATCTTGAACTTGTTCAG TGTAATCAGGTCACGTCAAGCAATAACATGGAAAAGGAGGGACTGTTAAAGGCTCTCAATTTTCTAGCCAGTAAGTCTTTAGAAGTTGGGACTCTGGTAATGGATAGGCACAAGCAAGTCAGTAAGTTTGTTAGGCAGCAACATCCACATATTGACCATCGCTATGATGTTTGGCATGTTTCCAAAG GTATTAAAAAAAAGCTTGGCAAGTTATCAAAACAAGCAGACTGTGACCTCGTCAGGGAGTGGACAAAAAGCATTACCAATCATCTTTATTGGTGTGCAGCGAATGGAATTGATGGTGATGACATCTTGAAGCGATGGAAGTCATTGATGGATCACATCTGTGATGAACATGATGAATGCTACCACACAACACTGTCACCTGAAGATAGACGGAAAAAGTGGTTTGCACCAG GCAGCAAAGCACATGAAAAATTATATGACATACTATGCAGTAAGATGTTGTTGCCAGACATCAAGAAACTATCATCACAGCATCAAACAAGCAGCTTGGAGGCTTATCACAGTGTGGTGAACCATTTTGCTCCCATGGATTGCACTCTAG GTTGTTACTAG
- the LOC136241245 gene encoding E3 ubiquitin-protein ligase TRIM71-like — translation MANGDGIEKEWRQIEEEITCSICGDLFTDPKTIPCLHTFCKRCIERSIESNKKMAVIVCCPLCRVPLPQDEITFIPTNFTINRLVEIYGKRRMVGKASVETKCGSCEEVLQVITWCMECEDPLCHDCTGIHKKVKAYKLHETVPINEFLQNPKQALTTPEKAEFCKSHTKQTLDLYCKTCSSLICRDCTLKDHPREKHDFDFIEKVVDEEREKMKQVTAPLKQLLEQVRNGVKKIEHCEKQVDIKSEANIEKIRATYGEVYKLLKQQEEETVGKVNTIKTSFKKTLAVQRESAKFVESQLVSCDEFSHKIVTVNRTRQLLTYKKWIEKRVDEVTKQVEHTSLDPECKPSDMIVICHHPVEFVNDSVCDVSCLPHLPDCTVSGPVVISDPVKVTVTLKDIFGSPVVNQSKDLEIRCNKEREFLQNTHIEEESEGQYHIWYNPKRGEDYSLSVYWRGLEVNHEEIKMLTNIRDYNKLKQEVKIIDKYGPTNKKLTFPYLLAKGPNNELIVRDQSTKQLVVFDKHFQYSHVIGGAGSGNGKFQRIVGVTVDKKGYLYVADCNLHCIQKFKLNGEFISQFGSEGTANSQFQSPYGLVLSQSELLFVCDRYNNRIQVFQNEQFYYCFGQHGTEPGTFNKPVDLTLNNSEDQLFVTDSDNHRVQVFTTKGQFLKVFGDFTGVPFKLQDPVGIHCTPDGHLLISSWGTHCVLVFEENGKFTSAIEGTYRGKTMFECPCGIVMMDDGHIVIADKGSNRLVVF, via the coding sequence ATGGCGAATGGCGATGGTATAGAGAAGGAATGGCGACAGATCGAAGAAGAAATAACTTGTTCCATCTGTGGAGATCTTTTTACTGATCCAAAGACCATCCCGTGTTTGCACACGTTCTGTAAGCGATGTATAGAGAGGAGTATAGAATCTAATAAGAAAATGGCGGTCATTGTATGCTGTCCGTTATGTCGTGTACCGCTTCCACAAGACGAGATAACATTTATTCCCActaattttaccattaatcgTTTAGTGGAAATCTATGGAAAACGACGAATGGTGGGAAAGGCTTCAGTGGAGACAAAGTGTGGTAGCTGTGAAGAAGTCTTACAAGTGATCACGTGGTGTATGGAGTGTGAAGATCCTTTGTGTCACGATTGTACTGGAATACACAAAAAGGTGAAGGCATACAAATTGCACGAAACAGTTCCCATCAATGAATTTCTTCAAAATCCCAAACAAGCTCTCACTACACCAGAAAAGGCAGAATTTTGCAAGTCCCATACCAAACAAACACTAGACCTGTACTGTAAGACTTGTAGTAGTTTAATATGTCGAGACTGCACCTTGAAGGATCATCCTCGTGAGAAGCATGATTTTGATTTTATTGAAAAAGTGGTGGATGAAGAAAGAGAGAAgatgaaacaagtcactgctcCACTGAAACAGTTGTTAGAACAAGTAAGAAATGGAGTTAAGAAAATTGAACATTGTGAGAAACAAGTTGACATCAAGAGTGAAGCAAATATTGAGAAAATACGAGCTACATATGGTGAAGTGTACAAGTTGTTGAAGCAACAAGAAGAAGAAACAGTTGGAAAAGTGAACACCATCAAGACTTCATTTAAAAAGACACTCGCTGTACAAAGAGAAAGTGCAAAGTTTGTGGAAAGCCAATTGGTGAGCTGCGATGAATTCTCCCATAAAATCGTAACAGTTAACAGAACCAGACAATTGTTGACATACAAGAAATGGATTGAGAAAAGAGTTGATGAAGTAACGAAACAAGTGGAACATACTAGCCTTGATCCAGAGTGTAAACCAAGTGACATGATTGTTATTTGTCATCACCCAGTTGAGTTTGTTAATGATTCAGTTTGTGACGTGTCTTGTCTTCCACATTTACCTGATTGTACTGTGAGTGGTCCAGTAGTAATTAGTGATCCAGTTAAAGTGACTGTTACACTGAAAGACATTTTTGGGTCTCCTGTAGTGAACCAATCAAAAGATCTAGAAATCCGTTGCAACAAGGAGAGGGAGTTTTTACAGAATACACATATTGAAGAAGAGTCAGAAGGacagtaccatatatggtataatcCTAAAAGAGGGGAAGATTATTCATTATCAGTTTACTGGAGAGGATTAGAAGTGAATCATGAAGAAATCAAAATGTTGACAAACATTCGTGACTACAATAAGTTGAAGCAGGAGGTGAAGATCATTGACAAATATGGACCAACTAACAAGAAGTTAACATTTCCTTACCTGTTGGCTAAAGGACCTAACAATGAACTTATTGTTCGTGATCAGTCCACCAAACAGTTAGTAGTATTTGATAAACACTTCCAATACTCTCATGTTATTGGTGGAGCAGGTAGTGGAAATGGAAAGTTTCAGCGCATTGTTGGAGTAACAGTAGACAAGAAGGgatatttgtatgttgcagatTGTAActtacactgtattcagaagtttaaactaaatggagaatttatttcCCAGTTTGGCAGTGAAGGTACAGCTAACAGTCAGTTCCAGTCTCCTTATGGTCTAGTGTTGTCCCAGTCAGaattgttgtttgtgtgtgacaGGTACAACAACAGGATTCAAGTATTTCAAAATGAACAATTCTATTATTGTTTTGGACAACACGGCACAGAACCTGGTACCTTCAATAAACCTGTTGACCTGACACTGAACAATAGTGAAGATCAGTTGTTTGTTACAGACAGTGACAATCACCGAGTCCAGGTGTTCACCACTAAAGGACAGTTCCTTAAAGTATTTGGTGACTTTACTGGTGTCCCCTTCAAGTTACAAGATCCAGTTGGGATACACTGTACACCAGATGGACACTTGTTGATTAGTTCTTGGGGCACTCACTGTGTGTTGGTGTTTGAAGAAAATGGGAAATTTACATCAGCCATTGAAGGTACTTACCGAGGCAAAACAATGTTTGAGTGTCCATGTGGAATAGTAATGATGGATGATGGACACATTGTAATAGCTGATAAAGGTAGTAACAGGCTAGTAGTGTTTTAG
- the LOC136241798 gene encoding uncharacterized protein isoform X2 — protein MNDRRGHRKLRLHSNKHWQPKPKRLPVSIPLRDVSVLKVSLPLSFQVSLPLCSFVDAPVRSLDILHSRLKQCNGIPSGWIDTIQNAELRIFQLGYFESGTEVLRSLAIKEDFSWIVNYKRETLKPSSALLKDIPTSLNSVSHVSNFINILHTSKVCEGNCDDAFLKLPNIQNGELKDNSRTSTVAALDTARTGSLSIYHVECDILMNSTEESRLCICCKKYKKTLSAMLSRRHDRNDVTA, from the exons ATGAATGATAGGAGAGGTCACAGAAAGCTTAGACTTCATAGTAACAAACACTGGCAGCCTAAACCTAAGAGGCTACCAGTTTCAATTCCTTTGAGAGatgtgtcagtgctgaaggtgtCTCTGCCACTGTCATTTCAAGTGTCTCTGCCTTTGTGCTCATTTGTTGATGCACCAGTCAGGTCTTTGGATATTTTGCACAGTAGACTGAAACAGTGTAATGGCATTCCTTCAG GGTGGATTGATACAATCCAAAATGCAGAATTGAGAATATTCCAACTGGGTTATTTTGAGTCTGGCACTGAGGTTTTAAGATCGTTAGCCATTAAGGAAGACTTCTCATGGATTGTGAATTATAAAAGAGAAACTCTGAAGCCCTCATCTGCTCTTTTGAAAGACATTCCGACATCTCTTAATTCAG tttcacatgtatcAAACTTTATCAACATTCTACATACAAGCAAGGTTTGCGAAGGCAACTGTGATGATGCATTCTTGAAGCTCCCAAACATTCAGAATGGCGAACTCAAAGATAATTCAA GAACCAGCACTGTGGCAGCACTGGACACCGCAAGGACTGGTAGCTTATCCATCTATCATGTTGAGTGTGATATATTGATGAACAGTACAGAAGAGTCCAGGCTGTGCATATGTTGTaagaaatacaagaaaacactatCAGCTATGCTGTCACGTCGCCACGATAGAAATGACGTGACAGCATAA
- the LOC136241798 gene encoding sentrin-specific protease 1-like isoform X1, whose protein sequence is MPASSSNNPNSNDVPAPVLNEKATSYVTEASHESCSNDQVKSHKHQQTSAEVDIVEMDEKDTLAGSHDRNDVTEMDISFEQKAHSTDDDMISEALGPGPAEEELSRCCTITLTRHDFWTLKDTGWLNDQVINCYMKLVAEANTDVYVYSTFFYPKLVRFGSQAVCRWTKETDLFSKRLLLVPVHLGAHWCLASISTADLQIVYYDSLHEPNPACLEALKSYILEKSSNCASTTEWNCSTSQGVPQQTNNSDCGVFVCRIAQCLANKTSFNFSQCDMASIRRQMVLELLLQKLLP, encoded by the exons ATGCCTGCCAGTTCAAGCAATAACCCTAACAGTAATGATGTGCCAGCACCAGTACTTAATGAAAAAGCAACATCATATGTGACAGAAGCCTCCCATGAATCTTGCTCGAATGATCAGGTGAAAAGTCATAAGCATCAGCAAACTTCTGCAGAAGTAGACATTGTTGAAATGGATGAAAAGGATACACTTGCTGGCAGTCACGATAGAAATGATGTGACAGAAATGGACATATCATTTGAGCAGAAGGCCCATTCTACTGATGATGATATGATTAGTGAGGCACTAGGACCAGGACCTGCGGAGGAAGAATTATCAAGGTGTTGTACCATTACTTTAACACGTCATGACTTCTGGACTTTAAAAGATACCGGATGGTTAAATGACCAA GTGATAAACTGCTACATGAAATTAGTAGCTGAGGCCAACACAGATGTCTACGTATACAGCACATTTTTCTATCCAAAGCTTGTACGTTTTGGTTCCCAGGCAGTGTGCCGGTGGACAAAGGAAACTGATTTATTTAGCAAGAGGTTGTTGTTGGTTCCAGTGCACCTTGGAGCACACTGGTGTTTAGCAAGCATAAGCACAGCTGACCTACAGATTGTTTATTATGACTCGCTGCATGAACCAAATCCAGCATGTTTGGAAGCATTAAAATCATATATTTTAGAGAAATCATCCAACTGTGCCTCTACCACGGAATGGAATTGCTCTACTTCGCAAGGTGTTCCACAACAGACAAATAATTCAGACTGTGGTGTGTTTGTATGCAGAATTGCTCAGTGCCTGGCTAACAAAACTTCTTTCAACTTTAGTCAATGTGATATGGCTAGCATTAGGCGACAAATGGTATTAGAATTACTTCTGCAAAAGCTGTTGCCTTAA